Part of the Paenibacillus sp. JNUCC32 genome is shown below.
TCATCTGTTCATAACCGCTGAACATGTAATTTCCCGGCGCATCATACCCGCCGATGATTTTGGGGGCGATAAACTGGATGAGCCGGTCCACCAGCTTCTGCTCCAGCATCGAGCCATTAAGCGTACCGCCGCCTTCCAGCAATATCGAGGCGACCCCCTTTTGTCCCAGTTGCAGCAGCGCTCCCTTTAGATCCACCCGCGGTCCAGGTCCGCAGGGGATGACCTGAGCACCAAGCTCTTCCAACTCGGACCGCTTCGTAACATCCGCCTGCTCCGTCGTCAAGATCCAGGTGGGCGCCAATCCGTCTGACACGACATGGCTGTCGAGCGGTATCCTCAGGCTCGAATCCACGATGATCCTGACCGGGTGGAGCCCCTCAACGCCAAGCCGAGTCGTCAGGCTCGGGTTATCCGCGATAACCGTAGACACGCCGACCATGATGCCTTGATGGCGATGGCGCAGCGTATGCACAAGCTCCCGGGATTTTTCATTGGAGATCCACTTGCTGTCCCCGGTTTTCGATGCGATCTTGCCGTCCAGCGTGCTCGCCGTCTTTAACGTCACGAAGGGCCGGCCCGTCGTAATGAATTTAATAAAGGCTTCGTTCAGGCGAAGAGCGCGATCTTTAAGGATACCCGTTTCAACCTCGATTCCCGCTGCGCGCAGCATCTGAATCCCTCTGCCCGCCACGAGGGGATTCGGGTCCTCGCAGGCCACAACCACCCGCCGAACGCCCTCGGCGATAAGCCTCTCGCTGCAAGGCGGCGTAGCGCCGTAGTGACTGCAGGGCTCCAATGTCACGTACACGGTACTGCCTGCCGCTTTCGGCCCGGCCATATTCAGGGCATGAACCTCGGCATGCGGCGTTC
Proteins encoded:
- the ribD gene encoding bifunctional diaminohydroxyphosphoribosylaminopyrimidine deaminase/5-amino-6-(5-phosphoribosylamino)uracil reductase RibD, giving the protein MDIVNDEFYMSLALDLAERAQGQTGINPVVGCVVVKDGALAGVGTHLERGTPHAEVHALNMAGPKAAGSTVYVTLEPCSHYGATPPCSERLIAEGVRRVVVACEDPNPLVAGRGIQMLRAAGIEVETGILKDRALRLNEAFIKFITTGRPFVTLKTASTLDGKIASKTGDSKWISNEKSRELVHTLRHRHQGIMVGVSTVIADNPSLTTRLGVEGLHPVRIIVDSSLRIPLDSHVVSDGLAPTWILTTEQADVTKRSELEELGAQVIPCGPGPRVDLKGALLQLGQKGVASILLEGGGTLNGSMLEQKLVDRLIQFIAPKIIGGYDAPGNYMFSGYEQMNQAISLTGLETERLGDNIYVTGIPVWK